In Euphorbia lathyris chromosome 2, ddEupLath1.1, whole genome shotgun sequence, the sequence TAGTTACTAACTTTATTAGTAATGAAGAGCATCTGTGTGTATCCTTTAATTTTGGCCTAATACATACACAAACCCCTCCAAGTTGCCATAAAAGCTGATTGTCCCCTCCAACTTTGAAAACGATCTGTTgcccccctaaacttgcttaagtTATAAGCTTTTTAAGTTTTAACTTGTCTAAATCTCGACTTGCTCTGCCATGTAATCATGACACTTTAATCAACTTCAAGGGGCTAATCATTCGTTTTCAAAATTAGAGGGGTCATTAGACTTTTCTGGATAAGTTTGGGGGGCTAGGGATGTATAAGGGCTTTAACTTTTGTAGTACTGCAAAAGTTGGCTGGTATGTGGTGATGTTCTTCATGCGAAACATAAATCTTTTATCATCTACTCATTTGCTGATATTGTGAATCTTCCTTCCGTTTGGTGCATTATGAAATTGATTTTTCTTGTTACTGGAGTTACGACAAAACGAAAGGTGATCCCTTTTCTGAAAACTTCAACTCATAAATTGCTGATTTTTCAAAATGTTCCAACTTCGTGTGTTATCATTTACACACGGTGGGTGCTTAAAGTTTTACTTTACTAACTAATTTGATTTGAGGAGAAGTTAACATAAGTGCTAGATGCAAGGATATATATCTTTTTCTACCGATTGAACTGGCCAGAAAATGTAGTTATCCTATTCTCGGGGATGTGGGGGTTGAAAGATTGACCGATGCACTGAAGTTTGCAGATAATTAttgctttcttcttccttcagtGAAATTTGGAtcaaatttattttgtatattgtTCTTTGTCTGTTTTTTTTGTTCCTATTACTGCTGTTTCCTGCCActacaaatattttgttcactGTAGGTGACAAGATATACGGATCCGAGAGATGCATGTGCAGCCATTGCTGGAGAGTCATACAAACTGTGGCTGGACCATGAAAATCGAACAGATGATATCACAATCATTATTGTGCACATCAAATTTTCTAGTGTAAGTGAAGCTAATTAAGGGTTGCCTCTTCGGCTTCTTCTGTTTCTTAAGCTTTCGGATGTTTTAGCCTAGTTTTTGTGTCCTTGTAATGTTTTAATGTCAAAGTAAGATCTAAAATCTCATGCCTGCCAGATTTTTGTTACCCAATTCTATTCTCGGAATCTTATTAGTTGCTTATTGGGAATTCGATTTGTGTGTGTATTTTTGTTTTCTGATTTATAGTCAGGTGGCAGTGCTACCGATGGAAATGAAGTCAGTAGGCATTCATTGAGTTCCAGGACACGGAAAGAAGCTTCTGAAGTTTCCGTAGCTTCTGCATCAGAAATTTACCGTTCGGTAAGGAGTGATTCATCGGATCAACAACTTTTGGTGAATCGAAGCCCAGCTATTGTTGTTCCATCTCCATCATACCAGAGGCCCTTGGAATTGGTTGGTCTCTCGCATCAATTTTTACTTCAATACCATCCAGTCATAATTTCTTTTGCCTCCATTTGCCGTATTATTAATTGAGAATGTattaaattgttttatggtgTCAGGATGGGGGTTAGGAGCCCTGGGAAAACCGAAGACGAGTTGTTGCAGAAGATGTACGTGCCCCAAGGATCTCCAGGCAAGTTAATAGTTCCGCTCTTGATGTCTGGAACACCGCGATACTAACCCGTAACCAACACAATAGCCTTGGGAGAACAGACTGCTATCCTTCCTGCTGTAGCCTGTAATTAAAACTCCGACGAAGTCTCGATAATAGGAGAGACATTCGTGGAGTCCGGGAGACAGCAGATTGTGAATTTCATAAAGAATATATGTATGTTATGTATACACTCTCCTCTCTTTGATAACTGTATTTAGGAAGAAGAAATATGAAGAAGTTGCTAGCTAGCATTGGTATCAGCTCAATCAATCATGTGCAATTTTGAATATTTGAATGGCAGTTTGTGGTCCCATTTTCCTTGATTAAGAGTAGCCTAGGATGACACAATTACTAACcttaaattgtataaattttgcATCTAATGTCAATGTGGTTTTAGTTAGTGCTGCTGACATTTAAATGAACCAACTCTAGGTGCTAGGTTTGTATACTCCAAGGTTGTTCATGGGTTGGCTCCTATTGATATGGGACCCAACCCAATGATGAAATTAGAGTTTTGATGACAAAAAAGGAGGCAATGATCATCTCCAGTAAAGCATTATTGTGGCAAAAAGATGACAGTAtcaaaagaaaacataaattaTGATGAAAGAATATCattgtttataaaacatttttattGTGGATGGATTTTGTGGAGAGTGTGAATAATGTAAGTATTTTAAAATTAAGTGTGAGTTATGTTAAATTGTTAGGGTAAATAGTTTGTTAGTTATAAATTTTTTCACCGTTGGATGATGGAATCCAAAAGTCAATATTCTCTtagtcaaataaaaaaaaaattgaaagatagTAGAATTATCTTTTCTTTAAGGCGTAGCCCGTGAAGGAAACCTTTACCAAGCCCAAGGGTTTGATGAAGGAAAAGAGTGTTAGCTGCTGCATAGATAGAAAAAGACACGGTACAATTAGAACGCAAGAGGCCAGCCACAAATTTAGGGTCTTCTTAGCATAAAATTTGGTGGTTCGAGCAAAGGAACGAGCAACATGTTAGCTTGTCGCGTAACAAAATTAACATTAAAAGAACTCTCGTTTTCAAATAAGGACTGACACTCGGAAATAATGGATCCGAACTGAGAGCTGTCCTCAACGGGGAAGTTAATAGCATCCACGAATGTCTTGGCATCTGACTTGATAATAACAACTCTGTAATTTAATCCTTTAGTCCAAGAGAGTACCTCCCTGATCCCAATAACTTTAGCCTCCCTAGCATTGATGATACCACCAATGGTTAAAGACTGCCCCGCCCATAAAGTGACCCTGAGAATCCCTCAAAACTATTCCGAGAGAAGTGACATTTTGTTCTTTAAATATGGCCGTGTTTGTATTACATTTGACGAAGCCCTCTGCCACCCTTCACTGGTTGAAACATGGGTCATTGAGCTTCCAACTTTAGAGCTCTTATACCGGACACTCAGCCACTACTAAAAGAAGTCAATGGAAGAGTAAACAATTTGGGAAGGGGAAGGCGTGGCATTATTCCAAAGCTTTTCCTTTCGAGCTTTCCAAATCCCCACAGGACCCTATAAGACTTTCCTCCatcaaacttatttaaaatttcGATCATCTTGAAAAACCAAGGAACATATCCAGGCTTTGAGATAAATATGTTAGGCGGAACGCTAAGCTTCTAAAGATGGCTCCAACCTATGTTTAGTCTGCGGCATCTCATCATTCATCACTAGCCAGTAGTCAGACTTCACAAAGTAATTGGCGTTTCTGGTACAAGCCCAGACACCAGTGTAGCTGCTCAATGTGGATCCCTATCATTAAAAAGTTCAGAGATCAAATTGGAATTCCACCATTTAGAGGCAAGAAGCATTAAGTCGCAAACATGCTGAATATCAAGGCCTCAACTCGATGAGGTACTCACAAACTATTGCTTGCATCTTGAATCCAAGGATCACTCCAAATACTGTGTTAGAAAAACCCCCGCAGCggaacaaaatatttaatttgggtaaataaATTTACGACAAAATAAAAGGAAGAACAATAAAGTAAATGACACGCATAGTTCGACAGTGTGTTTACTCCACAGGCAAAGAAGACCAAAAATTATTCCACTAGAGAAACGAAAGTGGTACAAAAGAACGGAGAAAATAACACTCAAAACCCCTTAACCCCAAACACCTAAAACCTCACAATTCTCTCTTGAAGAATATCACTCAAATTAGCAATTTAGTATCAATTGCTTGGATGCTAAAAATCTATGTCAATGCATGGTATTTATAGGAAAAATGTGAGATGTGAATGGAAGAAAAAATCGTGTGAACAAAGCGAAAGAAAAGAGACTAATGTGAACTTTGACAAATTTAACTGGTGTTCAAAGTTCAACATAGTTTGAATTGAATTTTAAAACATTCATACATACCGATGAACTCCCCGTTACCTAGTTTTCAACAAACCCCTCATTCTAGAACCAACCGGGAACTCCAAATGCTTTTCCAAGTAAAGCTTGGATTAGAACCTAAACCTACTTTAAGAAACTACCTCCGGGGAGATAGCGGACTTTGAAAATTCTGGCTACAAAGAGAATCAGGATAAGTGACCAAAAACCAACTTGTTTAACTAAGAGAGCAAGTTTGAAACCGAATAATCTCAGAAGACCATATCCCCATCCTCTTTCCTTTTACACACCTTATCCTACCTAAACCAGTTTAAACCCTTCGACCATCCTTTGCAATTCATCAAGTAAAGGTGAGGCAGTATGAAAACACTACTACAATAAAGGGATAAATAGACTTAATCAATACTTCTTTCCCGACTTTAGACAAATTAATTATcttataaaaaacaaagtaaacataatctctattttatgttttttataccttttatgattttctttgctctttgtagtcgtaTTACAAAGAAACTTTATAGTAGAACTACCTATAAATCAGTAAATTTTAAGATTCATAGTACATATTTTTTTGTTCCTCTGTTACCATGGGTTGAAAAATATTTATTGGACAGAAAAAATTTAATTGGACTATACTTTAATGCACATTTATAAAATTAGAACATATAATGTACATTTACAAAATTAGAACATCACCAACAATGATACAACACTATTTTAAAGGATATATTtacaaaaagcaaaatcgtttttgtatcatcaaaaataaatataaagtttCTCATCTATGGAATTTTGCACTATGTTACATTGTTCCAACAGCTTGCTTAAACTGTCAGTTTCTTTGATACTTCTGACGGCAAACATAACTTCACCACCAGCATTCATCGCATGATCAACAGTGTCCATGTCAACCTGTTCAGTCGTTTCATCTCCCGCCAGTTCATTCGTGTCCATACTGTTCGGGACTGTCTTTGGTAGAGACTGAACAACTTTCGACTCCGGCTGGCCCCTTGAAGGTAGAAAGGGGGTGCAGCCAACTATCATTTCATCCAAGGAAGGTGCTGAAGGTACATAATCTTTAAGCCCAAACTCGTCAAGAGCGCATAAATTCGGATCGACATGATGATTTCTTAAAACATAGGCTGAAGAGAAGTCACAATTAGATAACCTTGTTAACTGCCAATTAAAGATTCGTCGGAAAACTGAGGTCCATTTTGGAATGATATAGTAGCTGAAATCGTGGAGCTCTAGCCGTGCGCTTCGTTGAAGCATTACATGTGCTTCTTTCATTGCCAAGTGGAATGTCATTATTTCACTTGATTCAGTCAAATATCTGATCAAGGAGTTCTCAAGTTGAGATTTTCGGTTCTCAATTTGAACGATGGAATTAGCACCCCCATCAAACCAGGGTATAGCATCAGGAAAAGAAGGAAGTTTAGAATCTCCTACTGCAGATAAAAGGGCTTCAATTCTTGCTGCTGAGCTCCACCCTATTCTTGGTAAGTACCAGCTTACCATCTTATGCTCCTCCGAGAAATCCTGTAGCAAAGCGATCTCAGGACAAGGCCACCTGCTCGGGTTTGACTTGGCAGCAGCAGCAATCTCCCGTAGAGACCAATCTAAGGCTTCATTGAAGACTGAGATACAGTGATTTGGACCTACTTCATGATCATCCAATTTATCAAGCATTTCCAGAGAAGGATTCAAATGGGTTAGAACCAATTCCCGAGTCTTTACGAACTGAATATCAGGCTGTGGAGGTGAATGGCTAGCCAGCCACTGTAATCCTTCCCTTAATCGTGCATCACTAAAAAAAACTTCCAAAGATTCCCCTGCTTGGTCTCCAAGAAGAAAAATCACCAAAAAGTTGCTTACCCGGGATTTGTCAATATGGTTTAGACCCAATTCACCAACTATAGTGGAGGAAGGATCTGAAGCCTCTTTGTCATATGATCCGCATAAGACCAAAAGGGGCAAAGAGGAACCAGAGGGTATGGACTTGAGCAGGTTCTGTAAATGGGCTTTTTGAACATTCCAAGGGATAGTCTCAGATACGATAAATATAACTGCACTTGCACCATCTATAGTCTGATCCAAACTGTCAAATTTAACATCCCTAACAACTGATAAGCAGCGAGTCAGGTAGTTAGTGGATGGGTCGGTAGCACATTTTTTCCATATTGAAAGGCCAGAAGATGAAATCAGCAGATCATCATCGTCCTTTTCAGAAGGCATAAGCTTTGAAAACAACCATGGGCTCACTTCCACATGCTTGACCTTGCTCCTCTGTCCCAGTTTGTATCCCTCATTGTTGATCTGACAAAACAAAAGGACTTTCCAGCAAAGGCAACCAACACCAGGATTTCTCGCAGATAGTATGTTTATAATGACATCCGAAACATTTAGCTTTGACCATGATAGTTCATGTTTTTCCCCTCGTTCCCGTATGACATGCTCAATATCCAAGTCACTAGCAAAGCTCAATTGCTACATCAGGataattaaaaagaagaaagaagttaAAAAAACACTTAAAGGATATTTCTTTGAATAGAATATTAAGCAACATAGAGAAaataattggaaaaaaaataatattttgcaGATTAAGAATTAGAAAATTCACATATTAACTACATAAAAATGATACTGTGTAAAGAGGAAATCGGTAAATCTGAAAAGCTTACATCTGTGGCCTTTCGAATTGGTGGTCCCAGTGGAAGACAGCTTAGTGCAGCATTTGCTAATATAAGCCTCTGCTCACGCAACTTCCTTCGACTTATAGAACGTCTCTTCCAGAGTCTGACAGTACATAAATGTGAAAAATGATTAATTTTGTGGGAAAAACTAAAAGTTGGGGCTAGCTGGTTAAAGTGCCAAACCTTATgatcaatttgagctttgcttGGGCAACTTCATCTTCAAAATTTGCCTGAGCAACTTCATCTTGAAGATTTTCCATAACTTCATCATTTCCCTTGGCTTGATTAATATCAGAGCGATCTATCTCTTTTGTATCATTAGAAACAGCAATATAAGGGATTGTATTATCCACAACATTGCCATTTTTAGCACTTGCATTTCTCTCTTGTGAAGCTGTTCTAGACTGAGGTTGCACTGGTATAAATTGCATCACAGGTAGTGTCATCTTCTCTGAAGACATTTTGAAAAGAACATCATTTGGTTTCTCTGCATCTTTAAGTTCGGTTGGCTGAAATACCAGGGGATTATGAACCATTGAGAAACCCCAAGGAGAGCTATAGGCACCTTCCATTTGATGGTCTTCTCGACTTTGTTGACCAACTTTTGGCTGCGACTTCGGGCCAGACTTTGGGGGTGAAACAACTTGTAGATCAGGCATTTCTACAGCTATTTCATGGATGGAATTATTTCTATCCACAGAAGTAGAAGCAACAGGTTTTTTCTCGAGTTTGTAGATCTTCGGCTGCTGAATCTCTTGGGGTGCTTGAGCAGGCAAGGATTCTAATTCCAAAGCAGGCGAAACATCATCAGCTATCTTTCTAGATTTTTTCTGATCAACCAGCTTTGAACGTTTGGTGGGGAAGTCCTGGTCAACATTGAGAAAAGGACCCTCCTTTACCATATATGGCTCTTCAAATTCCTTTGTCACAAACCCATGATATTCTATCAGGCTTTCAATGTCTTCTTTCTGGTTTCAACATCAAAAGATGAAACGAAATCAGCTGAACCCTTCTTGATACAAAGGTCAAGGTCAATACAATAAAATTAATGACGTGCAAGGAAAAATGTACCTCAGTTGCAAGCCACTTAGCAACATGGGCGATGGGGAGACCTTGATTATTTTGTAGACCAGAGTGCAAAGAAGTGAATGCTTGAGTTCGTAACTGATCAAAACAACAAATGCATGGAGCATCAGTTAACATACATACATGTGTCTATGTGCTCATAAGCTCAAAATTGCCATGATTAACACTAAGAAAACATATAACATTTTCACCTGCATGCATCATCCGCTTAACTCAGCATTTTTATGATGGTCTattaatcaaaattatataaaacCATTGAATCAGTGAACCGAATTGGTAGCTTGTGCTACCAGAAAACCCGTTCATCTTTTTTCTTCAACCACAATATTAATAATGAACAGGAGTGTATaggggcggcccggtgcactacgcgtcccctctgagcgagggtccggggaggggtcccaccacaagggtgtactgggggcaagccttcccctgtcaatttatttggcaagaggatGCTCCTAAGACAAACACACACACCAATAAAAGGAACTGATGAACTTTATTAATCAGAATCTCTAATGAGAAACCTGGAGACAAGGAAATAATGTAAATGAAAGTGAGACCTAAAGCATAAAAACATAGATGACCTCTACACGCTATAAGAATATTATTTGCAGACTAAAGATGAAAACATGTCATGCcttcaaaataaataacaaaGACCATAATTTGAACCAATTGAACACGTAATTCTTTCTACTACACATACTGTGCATTAGATTTTCCAACTTATTATATTATCAGAGTAGGATCTCTGTGTTTTCTTACTGGTTATCATCATGGAACCAATCGAAAtaaaagcttaagctgatagttaaaggtccaatTTGTATTAATATCTGACGCCCCCCGCACGGGAATGCCAACTGGGTCTGAAGCGTGAACAACACAGACACATCTTACCACATGttaaaattaaatcaacaaatggggTTGCAAGGAATCGAACCCTTGATCACTTGGTcaaagaggctctgataccatatcatggagccaattgaattaaaaacttaagctaatagttaaaggcccaattcatattaatatctgacagtTATGATGACAACTGAAGATGAACTGCAACTTAAAGAACATAGATGCGGAGGGAATTCACTATCCTTCAATTTTATAATAATCAACAAAACCAAAATTAATAACATCTGTATCCATTCAATCTAGTAGCAGTATCAGCTCATACCTTTGAAAAGTGAGCATGCATTAAGCATGCTTGAAGGTAACTAGCTTTCCTCGCAAGCCGAAAAAAGGCAATAAAGTTACTTGTTCTACAGGCCCTGAGAAGCCAAATCACATCATTTGTAAGATAATGTTTATGCcttaatctcaaaataaaactAAGGGAAGAAAGTACCTTGCCACATCACGGGCAAATAACACTTCTGGGGTTTGCCTTATCTCTGGTGTCATCTTTGCAAGATCCAGAGAGAGTTCTGCAGGTTCAACCTAACAGGAAGTTTATACTTTTACAGACAATGGTAAATGTAACCTGTCAAAACCAAAGTTTCCACTGAATGTGACTTACTTTATAACCCGGATGCTTGTCTAGCTTCAAAAGTGCATAATAACCACGGAATTCTTTTTCAGAT encodes:
- the LOC136219855 gene encoding SAC3 family protein B, with amino-acid sequence MSGFGFGGGFNKYSGPGAPSSSQPRFGDFPHPHSPSPAPHQSPPFPHFGPARSPMNPVPTNSVWSPALTYESFAHAPSAYQSTGTPRKTEAREIVGSAPSSFESMRPVGSPYSSVGAQGPTSSPPQWVNGQRYFSKDDDQITAVTSFTVSRNSGTSIPAKLSTSRFQQLKRTRSPPSDTLDADISKNSTRTLLQSHFNVRTDNSNHLDSAGARPPHLPFGNDNSIEHGHLAFGEGQQPSMSPPRMGARTNTLQSTSYSDVSQRAFSAVSNSAVEDASTRTTNHPVAKRTRSPPLPAADKVIQRNPYISIQDDTEREIQAKAKRYARFKNELTERSESKQDIAEQKASASRREQSMLERQKFAGSYSMESAGGVTNNNIPSDFEGLKTSSIIVGLCPDMCPVPEREERERKGDLDQYERLDGDRNQTNKFIAVKKYTRTAEREANLIRPMPVLQKTIDYLLTLLDHPYDGKFLGIYNFLWDRMRAIRMDLRMQHIFNQEAITMLEQMIRLHIIAMHELCEYTKGEGFSEGFDAHLNIEQMNKTSVELFQMYDDHRKKGIIVPSEKEFRGYYALLKLDKHPGYKVEPAELSLDLAKMTPEIRQTPEVLFARDVARACRTSNFIAFFRLARKASYLQACLMHAHFSKLRTQAFTSLHSGLQNNQGLPIAHVAKWLATEKEDIESLIEYHGFVTKEFEEPYMVKEGPFLNVDQDFPTKRSKLVDQKKSRKIADDVSPALELESLPAQAPQEIQQPKIYKLEKKPVASTSVDRNNSIHEIAVEMPDLQVVSPPKSGPKSQPKVGQQSREDHQMEGAYSSPWGFSMVHNPLVFQPTELKDAEKPNDVLFKMSSEKMTLPVMQFIPVQPQSRTASQERNASAKNGNVVDNTIPYIAVSNDTKEIDRSDINQAKGNDEVMENLQDEVAQANFEDEVAQAKLKLIIRLWKRRSISRRKLREQRLILANAALSCLPLGPPIRKATDQLSFASDLDIEHVIRERGEKHELSWSKLNVSDVIINILSARNPGVGCLCWKVLLFCQINNEGYKLGQRSKVKHVEVSPWLFSKLMPSEKDDDDLLISSSGLSIWKKCATDPSTNYLTRCLSVVRDVKFDSLDQTIDGASAVIFIVSETIPWNVQKAHLQNLLKSIPSGSSLPLLVLCGSYDKEASDPSSTIVGELGLNHIDKSRVSNFLVIFLLGDQAGESLEVFFSDARLREGLQWLASHSPPQPDIQFVKTRELVLTHLNPSLEMLDKLDDHEVGPNHCISVFNEALDWSLREIAAAAKSNPSRWPCPEIALLQDFSEEHKMVSWYLPRIGWSSAARIEALLSAVGDSKLPSFPDAIPWFDGGANSIVQIENRKSQLENSLIRYLTESSEIMTFHLAMKEAHVMLQRSARLELHDFSYYIIPKWTSVFRRIFNWQLTRLSNCDFSSAYVLRNHHVDPNLCALDEFGLKDYVPSAPSLDEMIVGCTPFLPSRGQPESKVVQSLPKTVPNSMDTNELAGDETTEQVDMDTVDHAMNAGGEVMFAVRSIKETDSLSKLLEQCNIVQNSIDEKLYIYF